TTATGGCTGACCAGCAAAATATCACCCGTAAAGGCGGCACCATGCGCCTCGGCAATTACCCATGCGTACTCGCAAAAGGCAGTTTGGCTGAGAAAGTCTACGATCTCACTGAAATTGTGGAACGCCATAGGCACCGTTATGAAGTTAACAATGCTTATCGCGGCCAGCTTGAATCGGCTGGGCTTAAATTCAGCGGCATGTCGCCTGATGGTTTGTTGGTGGAAATGATTGAGCTTGATGAGCATCCTTATTTTATTGCTTGTCAGTTTCATCCGGAATTTTTGTCTAAGCCCCTAAATCCACATCCATTGTTTAAAAGCTTTGTAGCTGCCAGTTTAAAATCATGACACTTTTAGAAACGGTGCATCGCAAATTTAAGATGGCATCAGTTACCAGAGCCCGTAAGTTGATTAAAAATGGCTTTGTGACGGTTAATAAAACCGTTGTGGCAAGGCCAGATACGGTCGTTTTATCATCGGATATCATCGAAATCGTTGAGCACGCAGCTCGGCATCGAAAGAAAGCTAATTTCGAAGTGCTGTTTGAAGATGATGCCATTTTGGTGGCGGTAAAACCTGCAGGTATTTTGGTCGAAGATTTCTTTAAGCAGGTTTGTGAGTATATCCCGTTGATTTTAACGCATCGTTTGGATCAGAAGGTGTCTGGCGTAATGATCTTTGCGAAGTCAGCTGAGATTGAGAGAAAGCTTGAAGCCAACTGGCATTTGAACGATAAGCTTTACATGGCTTTGGTGGAAGGCGTTATGCCTAAGCCTAAAGGTGTTATCGAAAGCTGGCTTTTGGAAAGCGCAGCGCTGAAAGTACATTCGGTGCCAGCGAATACGCCAGGTGCCCAAAAAGCTGTCACGCACTACCGCGTTATTCCCGCTGCACCCAGTAAAAAGCAGCAAAAAGGCGACCCGACCACTCGAGTTGAAGTGAGCCTCGAGACTGGGCGTAAAAACCAGATTCGCGTTCATTTGTCTGAGCTGGGCTGCCCTATTGTTGGGGATGAAAAGTATGGCGCTAAGACGGCTGTTCGTGGCCGGATTGCCTTGCATGCATTTCGCCTAACGTTCAACCACCCTCTGTCTGGCAGACGGATGACCTGTAGCAAAGAGACACCGTTTTGATTTATTTAGACATTCGAATATTTTTTATATTGCTTCTTGGATTCTCAAGCGGTTTGCCGTTAATGCTAACCGCGGGGACTCTGGGATTTTGGCTGGCTGAGTCTGGTAGTAGTAACACGGCGATTGGCCTGTTTGCTTTGGTCGGTGTGCCCTACACCTTCAAATTTCTGTGGTCACCTCTGATTGACCGGATGCCTCTCCCTTGTTTGACGCGTCTTTTGGGTAGGCGTAAAGCTTGGATGTTTTTGTCTCAGGCGTTGTTGGCAGGGGCATTGTTTGGTCTGTCTTTGAGTAGTCCGTCCGAAAATATTATTTGGACCGCTTGGCTTGCATTGGCTGTCTCTTTTTTATCCGCGACCCAAGATATTGTTATTGATGCTTACCGCGTAGATATCCTGGATGAGAAATCCTACGGCGCTGGCGCAGCCACCATCGTATTTGGCTATCGCATCGGCATGCTGGTCGCCGGCGCCGGTGCCCTCTATTTGGCAAGCTATTTCACCTGGGCAGTCGTCTACCAAACCATGGCTGCTCTCATGAGTGTCGGCCTAATCGCCACCTTACTATGCCAAGAGCCCAAGTCCCCTCTCCCACTCGTGGGAGAGGGAGATTTTGACTCGTCAAAATCGGGAGAGGGCTGGTTCTACGAATCCGCCATCGCCCCTTTCGCCGACTTCATCACCCGCCAAAACTGGGCCCTAATCCTGATCTTCGTCGTCTTCTACAAACTAGGCGACGCCTTCGTCTCGAACATGACCAGCCCTTTCTACTTAGCGGCGGGCTTCTCCAAAATAGAAATCGCCAACATCACGAAAGTATTCGGTGTCATCGCCAGCCTTTTCGGCGCCTTCCTAGGCGGCTGGATGGTATCCCGTGCTGGCATTTTGAAAGCC
This sequence is a window from Myxococcota bacterium. Protein-coding genes within it:
- a CDS encoding RluA family pseudouridine synthase; translated protein: MTLLETVHRKFKMASVTRARKLIKNGFVTVNKTVVARPDTVVLSSDIIEIVEHAARHRKKANFEVLFEDDAILVAVKPAGILVEDFFKQVCEYIPLILTHRLDQKVSGVMIFAKSAEIERKLEANWHLNDKLYMALVEGVMPKPKGVIESWLLESAALKVHSVPANTPGAQKAVTHYRVIPAAPSKKQQKGDPTTRVEVSLETGRKNQIRVHLSELGCPIVGDEKYGAKTAVRGRIALHAFRLTFNHPLSGRRMTCSKETPF
- a CDS encoding AmpG family muropeptide MFS transporter, which gives rise to MIYLDIRIFFILLLGFSSGLPLMLTAGTLGFWLAESGSSNTAIGLFALVGVPYTFKFLWSPLIDRMPLPCLTRLLGRRKAWMFLSQALLAGALFGLSLSSPSENIIWTAWLALAVSFLSATQDIVIDAYRVDILDEKSYGAGAATIVFGYRIGMLVAGAGALYLASYFTWAVVYQTMAALMSVGLIATLLCQEPKSPLPLVGEGDFDSSKSGEGWFYESAIAPFADFITRQNWALILIFVVFYKLGDAFVSNMTSPFYLAAGFSKIEIANITKVFGVIASLFGAFLGGWMVSRAGILKALLICGLVQMLSNLAFIAQAYVGHDLGLLVFTIAAENITGGMGTAALVAYLSGLCHASFTATQYALLSSLTAVGRTFLASPCGILADMVSWPVYFGISTLIAIPGMLMLLFLMHGSRFADKS